A region from the Afifella aestuarii genome encodes:
- a CDS encoding transglutaminase-like domain-containing protein — protein MKIRAGFEIEYECQQPTPMLLALSVHPSRLRDLETPHHITFEPEIPSRDYRDDFGNICTRIVAPAGLLRMSTQFTIRDDGLPDEVAPDARQTPVDELPDDVLLFLLGSRYCETDRLTDLAWSLFGHVPQGWRMVEAICDYAHERITFDYLKADPMRSAVNGNYEQTGVCRDFAHLAVALCRCMNIPARYCTGYLGDIGVPEDPNPMDFSAWFEAYLDGRWYTFDARHNHPRIGRILMARGRDATDVAISTSFGASRLAGFKVITEQIVEEAAA, from the coding sequence ATGAAGATCAGAGCCGGTTTTGAAATCGAATACGAGTGCCAGCAGCCGACTCCGATGCTGCTTGCCCTGTCGGTGCATCCCTCGCGGCTCCGAGACCTTGAAACCCCGCACCATATCACCTTCGAACCGGAGATCCCCTCGCGCGATTACCGTGATGATTTCGGCAACATCTGCACCCGCATCGTGGCGCCGGCCGGGCTTTTGCGCATGTCGACGCAATTCACCATCCGCGACGATGGCCTGCCCGACGAGGTCGCGCCCGACGCCCGCCAGACACCGGTCGACGAACTCCCCGACGACGTGCTCCTCTTCCTTCTCGGCAGTCGCTACTGCGAGACGGACCGGCTGACCGATCTCGCCTGGTCGCTCTTCGGGCACGTCCCGCAAGGCTGGCGGATGGTCGAAGCCATCTGCGACTACGCCCACGAGCGCATCACCTTCGATTATCTGAAGGCCGATCCGATGCGCAGCGCCGTGAACGGCAATTACGAGCAGACGGGCGTGTGCCGCGATTTCGCCCATCTCGCCGTCGCCCTGTGCCGCTGCATGAATATTCCCGCCCGCTATTGCACGGGCTATCTCGGCGATATCGGCGTGCCGGAAGATCCGAACCCGATGGATTTCAGTGCCTGGTTCGAGGCCTATCTCGACGGTCGCTGGTACACGTTCGATGCCCGCCACAACCATCCGCGCATCGGGCGCATCCTCATGGCGCGCGGGCGCGATGCGACCGACGTCGCGATCTCCACGAGTTTCGGCGCCTCGCGTCTCGCCGGTTTCAAGGTGATCACCGAGCAAATCGTCGAAGAGGCCGCCGCCTGA
- a CDS encoding transglutaminase family protein, with protein MPIYTVTHLTTYRYRKRVGFGEHRMMFLPREGHDQHLLSSTLTITPEPVSLRWHDDALGNRVGVARFSGGSNSVLAPSLVFESVIRVAHFRAHPAGINLDEEARFLPVSLSDEDKEDLRPFLVRRYPDPDGTLLRWAESFLDPSEPLPTFELLTAMIHAIRHDHAYSRRDHGIQDPAETLTLRSGTCRDFTELMIEALRALGLPARFVSGYLYVPARDSHDIHGGGATHAWVQVYLPGAGWIDIDPTNAILGNEGLIRIAVARDPSEALPLSGSYLGMPDDDLGMEVMVKVEREDEG; from the coding sequence GTGCCGATCTATACAGTCACTCACCTCACGACCTATCGCTACCGGAAGCGGGTCGGCTTCGGGGAGCATCGCATGATGTTCCTGCCGCGCGAGGGGCACGATCAGCATCTCCTCTCCTCCACGCTCACCATCACGCCGGAGCCGGTCAGCCTGCGCTGGCACGACGATGCGCTCGGCAACCGTGTCGGCGTCGCACGCTTCAGTGGCGGCAGCAATTCCGTCCTCGCCCCGTCGCTCGTCTTCGAAAGCGTCATCCGCGTCGCCCATTTCCGCGCGCATCCCGCCGGCATCAATCTCGACGAGGAGGCGCGCTTCCTGCCGGTTTCGCTCAGCGACGAGGACAAGGAGGATCTGCGCCCCTTCCTTGTCCGCCGCTATCCCGACCCCGACGGCACATTGTTGCGCTGGGCGGAAAGCTTCCTCGACCCGTCGGAGCCGCTTCCGACCTTCGAGCTTCTGACCGCGATGATCCACGCGATCCGGCACGACCATGCCTATAGTCGGCGCGACCACGGCATCCAGGACCCCGCCGAAACGCTCACGCTGCGCAGCGGCACCTGTCGCGATTTCACAGAATTGATGATCGAGGCTTTGCGCGCCCTCGGCCTGCCCGCACGCTTCGTCTCGGGCTATCTCTACGTGCCGGCCCGCGACAGCCACGACATCCATGGCGGCGGCGCCACCCATGCCTGGGTGCAGGTCTATCTCCCCGGCGCCGGCTGGATCGACATCGACCCGACCAATGCCATCCTCGGCAATGAAGGTTTGATCCGCATCGCCGTCGCCCGCGACCCGAGCGAAGCCCTGCCCCTGTCGGGCTCGTATCTCGGCATGCCGGACGACGATCTCGGCATGGAGGTGATGGTCAAAGTCGAGCGTGAGGATGAAGGGTGA
- a CDS encoding GFA family protein encodes MVDLPLHGRCFCGAVRFEAKSEPLQVSWCHCRDCRRQTGAPAVVWAGFPSDLVVWHGAPKDRQSSPGVTRSFCADCGTPLTYLDSRLPGEIYIHAGLFDEADRLSPDRHAYVTAKLFWLHLDDTLAKYDDDTRHRPDAPHP; translated from the coding sequence ATGGTCGACCTGCCTTTGCACGGGCGCTGCTTTTGCGGCGCCGTTCGCTTTGAGGCGAAAAGCGAACCCCTTCAGGTCTCATGGTGCCATTGCCGCGACTGCCGGCGTCAGACCGGCGCGCCCGCCGTTGTCTGGGCCGGGTTTCCGAGCGATCTCGTCGTCTGGCACGGCGCCCCGAAAGACAGGCAATCCTCTCCGGGTGTCACCCGCTCCTTCTGCGCCGATTGCGGCACGCCCTTGACCTATCTGGATTCTCGCCTGCCCGGCGAGATCTACATCCATGCCGGGCTCTTCGACGAGGCCGACCGCCTCTCGCCGGACCGCCACGCCTATGTGACGGCCAAACTCTTCTGGCTGCATCTCGACGACACTCTGGCGAAATACGACGACGACACCCGCCACCGCCCGGACGCGCCCCACCCCTGA
- a CDS encoding TIGR00282 family metallophosphoesterase — translation MRILFLGDVIGRSGRKAVRHHLPSMVERWKLDFVVVNGENSAGGFGITEKIFQELLDAGADCITTGNHAFDQKEALVFAERQERFLRPLNYPPQTPGRGANIYTARSGARVLVINVMGQLFMTALDDPIAAVEREIAAMPLGRDCDAIIVDFHAEATSEKQVMAAFLDGRASLVVGTHTHVPTADYRIQPGGTAMMTDIGMCGDYDSIIGMQKDEPLHRAVTKISSGRLGPAMEEATLSGIAVDVDDTTGLARKVAAVRLGPHLERSVPTFWDDED, via the coding sequence GTGAGGATCCTGTTTCTCGGTGACGTTATCGGCCGCTCCGGCCGCAAGGCAGTCCGACATCACCTCCCCTCCATGGTCGAGCGCTGGAAGCTCGATTTCGTCGTCGTGAATGGCGAGAACTCCGCCGGCGGCTTCGGCATCACCGAAAAGATCTTTCAGGAGCTTCTCGACGCGGGCGCCGATTGCATCACCACGGGCAACCACGCCTTCGATCAGAAGGAAGCACTCGTTTTTGCCGAACGGCAGGAGCGGTTCCTGCGTCCGCTCAACTATCCGCCGCAGACGCCGGGCCGCGGCGCCAACATTTATACGGCCCGTTCCGGTGCGCGCGTCCTCGTCATCAACGTCATGGGGCAGCTCTTCATGACCGCCCTCGATGACCCGATCGCCGCCGTGGAGCGGGAAATCGCTGCGATGCCGCTCGGCCGCGACTGCGACGCCATCATCGTCGATTTCCACGCCGAAGCGACGAGCGAAAAGCAGGTCATGGCGGCTTTCCTCGACGGCCGGGCGAGCCTCGTCGTCGGCACGCATACGCATGTTCCGACCGCCGATTACCGCATTCAGCCTGGCGGCACGGCCATGATGACCGACATCGGCATGTGCGGCGATTACGATTCCATCATCGGCATGCAGAAAGACGAACCTCTGCACCGCGCTGTGACGAAAATTTCTTCCGGCCGTCTCGGGCCTGCCATGGAAGAAGCGACCTTGTCGGGGATCGCCGTCGACGTCGATGATACGACCGGGCTGGCGAGGAAGGTCGCGGCCGTGAGGCTCGGGCCGCATCTGGAACGATCCGTACCGACCTTCTGGGACGACGAAGACTGA
- a CDS encoding 5-formyltetrahydrofolate cyclo-ligase codes for MDVSSAKAKLRTQALLRRAALGESERRLRSAHAVRHIEKLLRPEETVALFWPIRDEIDPRPLLPLIAAQEGTAALPAIVENRLVFRHFLDEEGLEAGTFGTRHPSPHHGEAMPDLIVAPLAAFDRAGGRIGYGRGYYDTALAELRERGHAPRLVGLAFSCQEVDIVPMEDHDIPLPLIATEDELIDTTAKPTEAL; via the coding sequence ATGGACGTCTCCTCAGCCAAGGCCAAGCTTCGCACGCAGGCATTGCTGCGGCGCGCAGCCCTCGGCGAGAGCGAGCGGCGCCTGCGCTCCGCCCACGCTGTCCGCCACATCGAAAAGCTCTTGCGCCCCGAAGAGACGGTGGCGCTTTTCTGGCCGATCCGCGACGAGATCGATCCGCGCCCGCTCCTGCCGCTGATCGCGGCACAGGAGGGCACAGCGGCTTTGCCGGCAATCGTCGAGAACCGCCTCGTCTTCCGCCATTTTCTCGATGAAGAAGGCCTCGAGGCCGGCACTTTCGGCACGAGGCATCCCTCGCCCCATCACGGCGAAGCGATGCCCGATCTGATCGTTGCGCCGCTCGCAGCCTTCGATCGCGCCGGCGGGCGGATCGGCTATGGACGCGGCTATTACGACACTGCATTGGCCGAGCTGCGGGAGCGCGGTCACGCACCTCGTCTTGTGGGGCTCGCCTTCTCGTGTCAGGAGGTCGATATTGTTCCCATGGAAGACCACGATATCCCCCTGCCCCTCATCGCCACCGAAGACGAGCTCATCGACACCACCGCCAAGCCCACGGAGGCCCTGTGA
- a CDS encoding universal stress protein: MFRTILVPADLAHADKLDRALEAAAGLAKQYGSRLILVGVSSALPGSLSHNPAEFAERLSEFAARQSDKHGVTFEAKAVTSHDPARDLDQTLSEQVHETGADLVVMASHVPGFAEHVFSSRAGYLATHSEISVFVVR; encoded by the coding sequence ATGTTTCGGACCATTCTCGTGCCTGCGGATCTTGCCCATGCCGACAAGCTCGATCGAGCTCTGGAGGCTGCCGCGGGCCTTGCCAAACAATACGGCTCGCGCCTCATACTGGTGGGTGTCTCGTCTGCCCTTCCCGGCTCTCTTTCACATAATCCGGCAGAGTTCGCCGAAAGACTTAGTGAATTCGCAGCTCGGCAGAGCGATAAGCACGGCGTTACATTTGAAGCCAAGGCGGTGACAAGCCACGATCCGGCGCGAGATCTAGACCAGACGTTGAGCGAGCAGGTTCATGAGACGGGCGCCGATCTCGTCGTCATGGCTTCGCATGTGCCCGGTTTCGCCGAGCACGTTTTCTCTTCGCGTGCCGGCTATCTCGCGACGCATAGCGAGATTTCCGTCTTTGTCGTTCGCTAA
- a CDS encoding propionyl-CoA synthetase produces MTSRYHEVYKSWEEDPEAFWAKAGEEIDWSKPADKIFDPEMGMYGRWFAGAETNTCYNCVDRHVERGRPGQPAIIYDSPITGAKRTITYQELLSEVEALAAVLREKGVEKGDRVIVYMPMVPEALFSMLACARLGAVHSVVFGGFAANELATRVNDCEPKAIISASCGIEPNRVVKYKPLLDHALDIARHQPEFCLVVQREQGPCELTEGRDYDYLELVEAAKNAGTKVPPVPVAATDPLYILYTSGTTGRPKGVVRDNGGHMVALKWSMKAIYDIDPGEVFWAASDVGWVVGHSYIVYAPLLHGCTTIVFEGKPVGTPDAGVFWRVIEEHKVSALFTAPTAFRAIKKEDPQGEHVGRYDLSQMRTLFLAGERADPDTIRWAQDQLGVPVIDHWWQTETAWAIAANPAGLGLLPVKYGSPTVAMPGYKIEILDDAGHPVGANTLGNIVVKLPLPPACLPTLWNADERFKESYLLEFPGYYKTADAGMLDDEGYVYVMSRTDDIINVAGHRLSTGAMEEVLSNHPDVAECAVIGAADALKGQMPMGFVVLKAGRDRDPMEIQKECIRLVREEIGPVAAFKTVHVVHRLPKTRSGKILRATMRHIVDHEDFRMPATIDDPAILDEIKGVVEHVDQMRAS; encoded by the coding sequence ATGACAAGCCGATATCACGAGGTTTACAAGTCCTGGGAAGAGGATCCGGAAGCCTTCTGGGCCAAAGCCGGCGAAGAGATCGACTGGTCGAAGCCGGCCGATAAGATCTTCGATCCCGAGATGGGCATGTATGGGCGCTGGTTTGCCGGTGCCGAAACCAACACCTGTTACAATTGCGTCGACCGGCATGTGGAGCGAGGCCGTCCCGGCCAGCCGGCGATCATCTACGACAGCCCCATCACCGGTGCGAAACGCACGATCACCTATCAGGAGCTCCTCTCCGAGGTGGAGGCTCTCGCCGCTGTGCTGCGCGAGAAGGGCGTCGAGAAGGGCGACCGCGTCATCGTCTACATGCCGATGGTGCCCGAGGCGCTTTTTTCCATGCTCGCCTGCGCCCGGCTCGGAGCCGTACATTCGGTGGTCTTCGGCGGGTTCGCGGCAAACGAGCTTGCGACGCGCGTCAACGATTGCGAGCCGAAGGCGATCATCTCCGCCTCCTGCGGCATCGAGCCGAACCGGGTGGTGAAGTACAAGCCGCTTCTCGACCATGCGCTCGACATTGCCCGCCACCAGCCGGAGTTCTGCCTTGTCGTGCAGCGCGAGCAGGGCCCGTGCGAGCTGACCGAAGGGCGCGACTACGATTACCTGGAGCTCGTCGAGGCGGCCAAGAATGCCGGCACGAAAGTGCCGCCGGTGCCGGTCGCGGCGACCGATCCGCTCTACATCCTCTACACCTCCGGCACGACCGGACGGCCCAAGGGCGTCGTGCGCGACAATGGCGGGCACATGGTGGCGCTGAAATGGTCGATGAAGGCGATCTACGACATCGATCCGGGCGAGGTTTTCTGGGCCGCGTCCGATGTCGGCTGGGTCGTCGGCCATTCCTACATCGTCTACGCGCCGCTTCTGCACGGCTGCACGACGATCGTCTTCGAGGGCAAGCCGGTCGGCACACCCGATGCCGGCGTCTTCTGGCGCGTCATCGAGGAGCATAAGGTGTCCGCGCTCTTCACGGCACCGACGGCCTTCCGCGCGATCAAGAAGGAAGATCCGCAGGGCGAGCATGTCGGCCGCTACGATCTCAGCCAGATGCGCACGCTGTTTCTGGCGGGCGAGCGCGCCGATCCGGATACGATCCGCTGGGCGCAGGACCAGCTCGGCGTGCCGGTGATCGACCATTGGTGGCAGACGGAAACGGCCTGGGCGATCGCCGCCAATCCCGCCGGTCTCGGCCTGTTGCCGGTCAAGTACGGTTCGCCGACGGTCGCCATGCCGGGCTACAAGATCGAGATCCTCGACGATGCCGGCCATCCGGTCGGCGCGAACACGCTCGGCAACATCGTCGTCAAACTGCCGCTGCCGCCGGCGTGCCTGCCCACCTTGTGGAACGCCGATGAGCGCTTCAAGGAGAGCTATCTCCTGGAGTTCCCGGGCTATTACAAGACGGCCGATGCCGGCATGCTCGACGACGAGGGCTATGTCTACGTCATGTCGCGCACCGACGACATCATCAACGTCGCCGGTCATCGCCTGTCGACGGGCGCGATGGAGGAGGTGCTCTCTAACCATCCGGACGTCGCCGAATGCGCCGTCATCGGTGCCGCCGATGCGCTCAAGGGGCAGATGCCGATGGGCTTCGTCGTCCTGAAGGCGGGACGCGACCGCGACCCGATGGAGATCCAGAAGGAATGCATCCGTCTGGTGCGCGAGGAGATCGGACCGGTGGCCGCCTTCAAGACGGTGCATGTCGTGCATCGCCTGCCGAAGACGCGTTCGGGCAAGATCCTTCGTGCCACGATGCGCCATATCGTCGATCACGAGGATTTCCGCATGCCGGCGACGATCGACGATCCGGCGATCCTCGACGAGATCAAGGGCGTCGTGGAACACGTCGATCAGATGCGGGCGAGCTGA
- a CDS encoding MATE family efflux transporter, whose protein sequence is MQRENRTRPPREVTAYEVPAAVSGGNELSWLGHAGATAVLALPLIGAQLAQITMNVTDTVMIGWLGARELAAAVLATQSFFLCFMFGVGFAQAALPLAANAEGRGDLRGVRRSVRMSLWVLGLYGAAMMIPLWEIEAILLAFGQEPDLAAMAADYIHVAQWSMFPSLLIMGLRSYLTVVGRAYLVLAVIIVGALANALLNYVLIFGHLGAPALGLVGAAIATLVSNLLMAGLLAAYSAQAEGLRRYELYVRFWRPDWYGFREIVRLGWPIGATIIAEVGLFAASSVMIGWLGAVPLAAHGIALQISSITFMIPLGLASAATVRVGLAFGRADKVGLGRAGTVALVMGAAIAVGAAITFRLLPEELIGLYLDPANVNADEVLAYAVPLLLVAGVFQIVDSLQAVAAGILRGLKDTRMPMIIAIVSYWVIGTPTAYVLGFVLDWGGVGVWWGLASGLAAAAVLLTTRYLGRERHGLVRFEPA, encoded by the coding sequence ATGCAACGCGAGAATCGCACCCGTCCTCCACGCGAAGTGACGGCATACGAAGTACCGGCCGCCGTCTCCGGCGGCAACGAACTGTCGTGGCTTGGCCATGCCGGCGCAACCGCCGTCCTGGCCTTGCCGCTAATCGGCGCACAGCTCGCCCAGATTACGATGAACGTCACCGACACGGTGATGATCGGCTGGCTGGGCGCGCGCGAGCTCGCCGCAGCGGTGCTTGCCACCCAGAGCTTCTTCCTCTGCTTCATGTTTGGCGTCGGCTTCGCCCAGGCCGCGCTGCCGCTCGCCGCCAATGCCGAGGGCCGTGGCGACCTGCGCGGCGTGCGCCGCTCGGTCCGAATGAGCCTATGGGTTCTTGGGCTCTACGGCGCAGCGATGATGATCCCGCTGTGGGAGATCGAGGCGATCCTCCTCGCCTTCGGCCAGGAACCGGATCTCGCCGCGATGGCGGCCGATTACATACATGTGGCCCAGTGGTCGATGTTTCCGAGCCTTTTGATCATGGGCCTGCGCTCGTATCTGACGGTGGTGGGCCGCGCCTATCTGGTGCTCGCCGTCATCATCGTCGGCGCGCTCGCCAATGCGCTTTTGAACTACGTCCTGATCTTCGGCCATCTCGGCGCCCCCGCGCTCGGCCTGGTGGGCGCGGCGATCGCCACCTTGGTGTCCAATCTGCTGATGGCGGGTCTGCTCGCAGCCTATTCGGCACAGGCGGAAGGGCTGCGCCGCTATGAACTCTATGTTCGGTTCTGGCGCCCCGACTGGTACGGCTTTCGCGAGATCGTGCGGCTGGGCTGGCCGATCGGCGCCACGATCATCGCCGAAGTCGGACTGTTCGCCGCCTCCTCGGTGATGATCGGCTGGCTCGGCGCCGTGCCGCTCGCCGCCCACGGGATCGCGCTGCAGATCTCCTCGATCACCTTCATGATTCCGCTGGGGCTGGCGAGCGCGGCCACGGTACGCGTCGGCCTGGCGTTCGGGCGAGCCGACAAGGTCGGGCTCGGGCGTGCCGGCACGGTCGCTCTGGTGATGGGCGCGGCGATCGCGGTCGGCGCCGCGATCACCTTCCGCCTGCTGCCGGAAGAGCTGATCGGGCTCTATCTCGACCCCGCCAATGTCAATGCCGACGAGGTGCTGGCCTATGCGGTACCGCTGCTCCTGGTGGCCGGGGTCTTCCAGATCGTCGATTCGCTGCAGGCGGTGGCAGCCGGCATCCTGCGCGGCCTCAAGGACACGCGGATGCCGATGATCATCGCCATCGTCAGCTACTGGGTGATCGGCACGCCGACCGCCTATGTCCTCGGCTTCGTCCTGGACTGGGGCGGCGTTGGAGTCTGGTGGGGTCTGGCTTCGGGGCTGGCCGCCGCGGCCGTGCTTCTGACGACGCGCTATCTGGGCCGCGAACGCCACGGCCTCGTCCGCTTCGAGCCGGCGTAA
- a CDS encoding glycoside hydrolase family 15 protein: MTDNAFTPIEDHAIIGDMQTAALVALDGTIDFFCYPNFDSPTVFASLLDREKGGHFKLHAACDGLRSRQLYLPDTNILITRFQGDESVAEVSDFMPLDGSGRIVRRAKAIQGDVDFELSCAPRFDYGRGTTHAEAIPYGVKFSDGERQLFLYSRVELGISDGAAEARFRLKEGEHAFVVLCPGRADAPPIDADYVSRSFVETSDFWHGWVAKGHYPSRWRDVVVRSGLVLKLLSSQKHGSIAAAATFGLPEVPGNSRNWDYRYCWVRDAAFSVYAFTRLGRYEEAHQFTTFLLGLTEGRDDGEMQIMYAMDGRHDLNEVSLDHLEGWQNSQPVRIGNAAYEQLQLDIYGELLDTIYISAKSLGQPSIRAWREIVKMLDWLKENWRRPDEGIWEVRGPRREFLSSRLMSWVAFDRAARMAVKYSLAGPVEAWRAERDTIYRSIMEEFWDEEIGAFVQYMGSKTVDASVLLMPLVRFINPRDRYWLRTMRAVEQRLVKDCLVLRYDDEAEGAEDVDGLSGREGAFTTCAFWYVEALARTGDLPRARLLFEKLLSYANHVGLYAEELSPSGRHLGNFPQALTHLSLISAAHWLERALDGDEGTRFAA, translated from the coding sequence ATGACAGACAACGCGTTCACGCCGATCGAAGATCACGCCATCATCGGCGACATGCAGACGGCGGCGCTCGTCGCGCTCGACGGCACGATCGATTTCTTCTGCTATCCGAATTTCGATTCGCCCACCGTCTTCGCCTCGCTCCTCGACCGGGAGAAGGGCGGGCATTTCAAGCTGCATGCGGCCTGCGACGGGCTTCGCTCGCGCCAGCTCTATCTGCCGGACACCAATATCCTCATCACCCGCTTCCAGGGCGACGAGAGCGTGGCGGAGGTCTCCGACTTCATGCCGCTCGACGGGTCGGGACGGATCGTTCGGCGGGCGAAAGCGATCCAGGGCGATGTCGATTTTGAGCTCTCCTGCGCGCCGCGCTTCGATTATGGGCGCGGCACGACGCATGCTGAGGCGATCCCGTATGGGGTCAAGTTCTCCGATGGGGAAAGACAGCTTTTCCTCTATAGCCGTGTCGAACTCGGCATCTCGGACGGGGCGGCCGAAGCGCGTTTCCGTTTGAAGGAGGGTGAGCACGCCTTCGTCGTGCTTTGTCCCGGCCGCGCCGACGCTCCGCCGATCGATGCCGATTACGTTTCGAGGAGCTTCGTCGAAACGAGCGATTTCTGGCACGGTTGGGTGGCAAAGGGTCACTATCCGTCGCGCTGGCGCGATGTCGTGGTGCGCTCCGGGCTCGTCCTGAAACTCCTCTCCTCGCAGAAACACGGCTCGATCGCGGCGGCGGCCACTTTCGGGCTGCCGGAAGTGCCGGGCAACAGCCGCAACTGGGATTACCGCTATTGCTGGGTCCGCGACGCGGCATTTTCCGTCTACGCGTTCACCCGTCTCGGCCGCTACGAGGAAGCGCATCAGTTTACGACCTTCCTTCTCGGTCTGACCGAGGGGCGCGACGATGGCGAGATGCAGATCATGTACGCCATGGACGGACGCCACGATCTCAATGAGGTTTCGCTCGACCATCTGGAGGGCTGGCAGAATTCGCAGCCCGTGCGGATCGGCAACGCCGCCTACGAGCAATTGCAGCTCGATATCTACGGCGAGCTTTTGGACACGATCTATATCTCGGCGAAATCGCTCGGCCAGCCTTCGATCCGAGCCTGGCGGGAAATCGTCAAGATGCTCGACTGGCTCAAGGAGAACTGGCGTCGGCCGGACGAGGGCATCTGGGAGGTGCGTGGACCGAGGCGGGAATTTCTGTCTTCGCGGCTGATGTCATGGGTGGCCTTCGACCGCGCGGCCCGCATGGCGGTGAAATATTCTCTGGCGGGGCCGGTGGAAGCCTGGCGGGCGGAGCGCGACACCATCTATCGCTCCATCATGGAAGAGTTCTGGGACGAGGAAATCGGCGCCTTCGTGCAGTATATGGGCTCCAAGACGGTGGATGCCTCCGTCCTCTTGATGCCGCTCGTGCGCTTCATCAATCCCCGCGACCGCTACTGGCTGCGAACGATGCGTGCCGTGGAGCAGCGGCTCGTCAAAGACTGCCTCGTCCTGCGCTACGACGACGAGGCGGAGGGCGCCGAGGACGTCGACGGGCTTTCCGGGCGCGAAGGTGCCTTCACCACCTGCGCCTTCTGGTATGTGGAGGCCTTGGCGCGGACGGGCGATCTGCCGCGGGCAAGGCTTTTGTTCGAAAAGCTGCTCTCCTACGCCAACCATGTGGGCCTCTACGCGGAAGAGCTCAGCCCATCCGGGAGGCATCTCGGGAACTTCCCTCAGGCGCTCACGCATCTGTCGCTGATTTCCGCGGCGCACTGGCTCGAGCGGGCGCTCGACGGCGATGAGGGAACCCGGTTCGCAGCCTGA
- a CDS encoding SDR family oxidoreductase: MAAQNGLSLEGQNAVVTGASSGIGAAVAAGLAKAGADVVINFHSDEEGAEKTLSAVERAGSRGVIIRGDVGRERDVHKLFDCCEAELGPVDIVFSNAGIQRDCAFGEMSLDDWEAVISTNLTGAFLVAREAVKRFRKKGLREEVSPALGKIVFNSSVHERIPWAGRVNYAASKGGVSLLMQSLAQEVGHEKIRVNSVGPGAIATDINADERADNADAIRSLIPYGRIGDPEDIAQAVVWLVSDAADYVHGHCLFADGGMTLYPGFIGNG; this comes from the coding sequence GTGGCAGCTCAAAACGGACTAAGCCTGGAAGGCCAGAACGCCGTCGTGACAGGGGCAAGCTCAGGAATCGGAGCGGCCGTTGCGGCGGGGTTGGCGAAGGCGGGTGCCGATGTCGTCATCAACTTCCATTCCGACGAGGAAGGGGCGGAAAAGACCCTCTCCGCCGTCGAGCGGGCCGGCAGCCGGGGCGTCATCATCCGCGGCGACGTCGGACGTGAGCGCGATGTCCACAAACTTTTCGATTGCTGCGAAGCGGAGCTCGGTCCGGTCGACATCGTCTTCTCCAACGCTGGCATCCAGCGCGACTGTGCCTTTGGCGAGATGTCGCTCGACGATTGGGAGGCGGTCATCTCCACCAATCTCACTGGGGCCTTCCTGGTCGCCCGTGAGGCCGTCAAACGCTTCCGCAAAAAGGGGTTGCGCGAAGAGGTGAGCCCGGCGCTCGGCAAGATCGTCTTCAATTCCTCCGTCCATGAGCGCATTCCGTGGGCTGGGCGCGTCAATTACGCGGCCTCCAAGGGGGGCGTTTCCCTTCTCATGCAGTCTCTCGCGCAGGAGGTGGGACATGAGAAAATCCGGGTGAATTCGGTGGGCCCCGGTGCCATCGCGACCGACATCAATGCCGATGAGCGCGCCGACAATGCGGATGCGATCCGCAGCCTCATCCCCTATGGGCGGATCGGCGATCCGGAGGATATCGCCCAGGCCGTCGTCTGGCTCGTTTCGGACGCTGCCGATTATGTGCACGGCCATTGTCTGTTTGCCGATGGCGGCATGACGCTTTATCCCGGCTTCATCGGCAACGGCTGA
- a CDS encoding SDR family NAD(P)-dependent oxidoreductase, with the protein MSLENKVAIVTGGAKGIGRAVAKRFLSEGARVVLADIDDDAGSASVEALGDLGPVRFVHCDVAEKLSVRNLLATTVDAYGDIDVLVSCAAIALKADFLALTEEEFDRVLNVNLKGAFLVGQAVAKRMVKQIEAGGDPGVIIHMSSVNAVVAIPDQVPYTVSKGGVNQLTKVMALALAPHGIRVNAIGPGSIMTDMLGHVADDAEARQRILTRTPLRRIGEPSEVAAVAAFLASDDASYMTGQTVYVDGGRLPLNFTVSAEDA; encoded by the coding sequence ATGTCGCTGGAAAACAAGGTCGCCATCGTGACCGGTGGAGCGAAGGGAATCGGGCGTGCCGTCGCCAAGCGCTTCCTGTCTGAAGGGGCGCGGGTGGTCCTCGCCGATATCGACGACGATGCAGGCAGCGCTTCGGTGGAGGCGCTCGGCGACCTCGGGCCTGTGCGCTTCGTGCATTGCGACGTCGCCGAAAAGCTCTCGGTGCGCAATCTGCTGGCGACGACGGTCGACGCCTATGGGGACATCGACGTCCTCGTCTCCTGTGCCGCGATCGCGCTCAAGGCGGATTTCCTGGCGCTGACGGAGGAGGAGTTCGACCGCGTCCTCAACGTCAATTTGAAGGGAGCGTTTCTCGTCGGCCAGGCCGTCGCCAAGCGCATGGTCAAACAGATCGAAGCGGGCGGCGATCCGGGCGTCATCATCCATATGAGCTCGGTCAATGCCGTCGTCGCGATTCCCGACCAGGTGCCCTACACGGTCTCCAAGGGGGGCGTGAACCAGCTCACCAAGGTGATGGCGCTTGCCCTTGCGCCGCATGGGATCCGCGTCAACGCGATCGGGCCGGGCTCCATCATGACCGACATGCTGGGGCATGTGGCCGACGATGCCGAAGCCCGTCAGCGCATTTTGACGCGCACGCCGCTGCGCCGTATCGGCGAGCCGAGCGAGGTGGCCGCGGTTGCCGCTTTTCTCGCCTCCGACGATGCAAGCTATATGACCGGGCAGACGGTTTATGTCGATGGCGGGCGCCTGCCGCTCAATTTCACGGTTTCGGCCGAGGATGCGTAA